Proteins encoded by one window of Branchiostoma floridae strain S238N-H82 chromosome 6, Bfl_VNyyK, whole genome shotgun sequence:
- the LOC118418403 gene encoding probable L-cysteine desulfhydrase, chloroplastic: MEFGVTVRENHYLFEAGTAMCNHGSFGAVPRKVMEKQQSLQLETEQTPDRWFRETTPRLFQESVSALAEFVGAQKENLMFIQNPTTAVNSVIKSFPFLPEDAVLVSNLTYGAVRFTAEVIKTYAHGAECVALEIPLPVTSAEQIVQLYRDSLEKHPNIKLAVIDTITSPTAIAMPVAALVSLCHLKGVQVMLDGAHSPGQQELQLEELGADYYTGTVNKWLFAPRGCAFLWVRSDHHATVRPLVTSWFFKKDLQHQFHMQGTRDDTAYFCTPEAINFHQQLGGLSSIVEYSTQLRKDATKLLLEGWKTATLGIPESLQAPYMECIRLPLPQTPGAESRYPPTLRGAMNLQCDTYQLHGVQCTVECMLEALWVRISAFVYNSRQDYTRLRDAVLSLMARQDFPDFSGPYWQHLLAQDTQ, encoded by the exons ATGGAGTTTGGAGTGACGGTCCGGGAAAACCACTACCTTTTTGAGGCCGGCACGGCCATGTGTAACCACGGGTCATTTGGGGCAGTTCCTCGCAAAGTGATGGAGAAACAGCAAAG CCTCCAGCTGGAGACAGAGCAGACCCCGGACCGCTGGTTCAGGGAAACCACCCCTCGGCTCTTCCAAGAGTCTGTGTCTGCTCTGGCTGAGTTTGTGGGAGCCCAGAAGGAGAACCTCATGTTCATACAGAACCCCACTACTG CTGTGAACTCCGTCATTAAGTCCTTCCCATTCCTGCCCGAAGACGCTGTGCTGGTCTCAAACCTGACCTACGGAGCAGTCCGCTTCACTGCAGAGGTGATCAAGACCTACGCTCATG GTGCAGAGTGTGTGGCGCTGGAGATTCCTCTCCCCGTCACCAGTGCTGAGCAGATAGTGCAGCTGTACAGGGACTCCCtggagaaacatcccaacatcaaactagctgttatag ACACCATCACCAGCCCCACGGCCATAGCCATGCCTGTAGCGGCGCTGGTGTCCTTGTGCCACCTGAAAGGTGTGCAGGTGATGCTGGACGGAGCGCACTCACCTGGCCAACAGGAGCTACAGCTGGAGGAACTAGGGGCAGattattatacag GAACTGTTAACAAGTGGCTGTTCGCGCCCCGTGGCTGTGCGTTCCTGTGGGTCCGTTCCGACCACCATGCTACGGTGCGGCCCCTCGTTACATCTTGGTTCTTCAAGAAAGACCTGCAGCATCA GTTCCACATGCAGGGAACCAGAGATGACACCGCTTACTTCTGTACACCTGAAGCCATCAACTTTCATCAGCAGTTAGGGGGCCTT AGCAGCATAGTTGAGTACAGCACTCAGCTCCGGAAAGACGCCACCAAGCTGCTCCTGGAGGGGTGGAAGACTGCGACCCTGGGAATACCAGAG TCCCTGCAGGCTCCGTACATGGAGTGCATCCGGCTGCCCCTGCCCCAGACCCCCGGGGCTGAGTCCCGGTACCCCCCCACCCTCCGGGGGGCCATGAACCTCCAGTGCGACACGTACCAGCTGCACGGCGTGCAGTGTACGGTGGAGTGCATGTTGGAGGCGCTCTGGGTCCGCATCTCGGCGTTTGTGTACAACTCCCGGCAGGACTACACCCGCCTCCGGGACGCCGTCCTCTCTCTCATGGCCAGGCAGGACTTCCCTGACTTTTCCGGCCCGTACTGGCAACACCTCCTGGCGCAAGACACTCAGTAA